A genomic region of uncultured Paludibaculum sp. contains the following coding sequences:
- a CDS encoding formyltransferase family protein, with amino-acid sequence MINSYPNRIINIHHSFLPAFVGAKPYHAAFERGVKIIGATSHYVTTELDAGPIIEQDVVRITHKDTVEDLVNKERILKNCPFTCSTKT; translated from the coding sequence ATGATCAATTCTTATCCTAACAGAATTATCAATATACACCACTCTTTCCTTCCGGCATTCGTAGGTGCTAAACCTTATCATGCAGCTTTTGAAAGAGGTGTGAAAATTATTGGTGCAACAAGTCACTATGTAACTACTGAGCTTGATGCCGGTCCTATTATTGAACAGGATGTGGTTCGTATCACTCACAAGGATACAGTTGAAGATTTGGTTAATAAGGAAAGGATCTTGAAAAATTGTCCTTTCACGTGCAGTACAAAAACATA
- a CDS encoding VOC family protein — translation MAGGGGPGFWSALSEGGAESQCGWLKDKYGLSWQVIPSALGKLLSDPDPAKAKRVMGAILKMKKIIIADLEAA, via the coding sequence ATGGCAGGAGGAGGTGGACCGGGGTTCTGGTCGGCGCTCTCGGAGGGCGGCGCGGAGAGTCAATGCGGCTGGCTCAAGGACAAGTACGGACTGTCCTGGCAAGTGATCCCCAGCGCGCTGGGCAAACTGTTGAGCGACCCGGATCCGGCGAAGGCCAAGCGCGTGATGGGGGCGATCCTCAAGATGAAGAAGATCATCATCGCCGATCTGGAGGCAGCTTAG
- a CDS encoding O-acetylhomoserine aminocarboxypropyltransferase/cysteine synthase family protein, protein MSKLKDLQRELGFNTRALHAGYDPDPTTKARAVPIYQTTSFAFDDSADAAQLFALQKFGNIYTRIMNPTTDVLEQRVASLENGAAALAVASGQSAQFLALTSLMEAGDHFVSSSTLYGGTYTQFDVTFRRMGIDVTFVEPDDPENFRKAITPKTRAIYGETLSNPRGNVLDIAAVGKIAAEAGLPFLIDNTFASPYLCRPIDWGANIVLHSLTKFIGGHGTSIGGIIVDGAKFDWSKGPFPMINQPSPAYHGMNFAETFGAIAFILKTRVEGLRDIGPALSPFNSFLFLQGIETLGMRMDRHVHNAQVVAEWLEEHGSVAWVKYAGLKSSPYNALARKYMPKGAGAVFSFGIKGGYEAGVKFVNSLKMFSHLANVGDARSLVIHPSSTTHQQLSAEQQAGGWRDGRPDSPLCRPGRSGRHPVGSRPGSGGLTEVAQRRLA, encoded by the coding sequence ATGTCTAAACTGAAGGACCTGCAACGCGAACTGGGCTTTAATACGCGAGCCCTTCACGCCGGCTATGACCCCGACCCGACCACGAAGGCGCGGGCGGTACCGATCTACCAAACCACGTCGTTTGCGTTCGACGACTCGGCCGACGCCGCCCAGTTGTTCGCGCTGCAAAAATTCGGCAACATCTACACGCGCATCATGAACCCGACCACCGACGTGCTGGAGCAGCGCGTCGCGTCGCTGGAAAACGGCGCCGCCGCCCTGGCCGTCGCCTCCGGGCAGTCCGCGCAGTTCCTGGCCCTGACGTCTCTGATGGAAGCGGGCGATCACTTCGTCTCTTCCAGCACGTTGTACGGCGGCACCTACACGCAGTTCGACGTCACCTTCCGCCGCATGGGCATCGACGTGACGTTCGTCGAGCCCGACGATCCGGAAAACTTCCGCAAGGCCATCACGCCCAAGACCCGCGCCATCTACGGCGAAACGCTCTCCAATCCGCGCGGCAACGTGCTCGATATCGCGGCTGTGGGCAAGATCGCGGCCGAAGCCGGGTTGCCGTTCCTCATCGACAACACCTTCGCTTCGCCGTATCTTTGCCGACCCATCGACTGGGGCGCCAACATCGTTCTGCACTCGCTCACCAAGTTCATCGGAGGCCACGGGACCTCCATCGGCGGCATCATCGTCGACGGCGCGAAGTTCGATTGGTCCAAGGGCCCGTTCCCGATGATCAACCAGCCGTCGCCCGCCTATCACGGCATGAACTTCGCCGAGACCTTCGGCGCCATCGCCTTTATCCTGAAGACGCGCGTGGAAGGCCTGCGCGACATCGGTCCGGCCCTCAGCCCGTTCAACTCGTTCCTGTTCCTGCAGGGCATCGAGACGCTGGGCATGCGCATGGACCGCCATGTCCACAACGCGCAGGTTGTGGCGGAGTGGCTGGAAGAGCACGGTTCCGTCGCCTGGGTGAAGTACGCCGGCTTGAAGTCCAGCCCGTATAACGCACTGGCCCGGAAGTACATGCCCAAGGGCGCCGGCGCCGTCTTCAGCTTCGGCATCAAGGGCGGCTACGAGGCTGGTGTGAAGTTCGTCAACAGCCTCAAGATGTTCTCCCACCTGGCGAACGTCGGCGATGCCCGTTCGTTGGTGATTCACCCGTCGTCCACCACCCACCAGCAGCTCTCGGCTGAGCAGCAGGCGGGCGGCTGGCGTGACGGGCGACCTGATTCGCCTCTCTGTCGGCCTGGAAGATCTGGAAGACATCCTGTGGGATCTCGGCCAGGCTCTGGAGGCCTCACAGAAGTAGCGCAACGACGTTTGGCTTGA
- a CDS encoding DUF6429 family protein: protein MPINDQKVDETVLALLYLSLHDERRAWKNFDWASMSRLHEKGFIHDPVNPDQSVVLTDEGLAESKRLFNSLFVKK from the coding sequence GTGCCGATCAACGATCAGAAGGTCGACGAGACAGTATTGGCTCTGCTGTACCTGTCATTGCACGACGAACGCCGTGCCTGGAAAAACTTCGATTGGGCTTCGATGAGCCGCCTCCACGAGAAAGGCTTCATTCATGATCCGGTGAACCCGGATCAGTCCGTGGTGTTGACCGACGAAGGGCTCGCCGAGTCAAAGCGCCTGTTTAATTCGCTCTTCGTCAAGAAATAG
- the tssK gene encoding type VI secretion system baseplate subunit TssK codes for MRFLSRVVWSEGMYLGPHHFQVQGRYFEDSLHFAASALMGQPYGLMGCLLDPDALSNGTLSVIHARGIFRDGLQFHMPECDAPPPPRAIGDLFPPIRSSVVVLLGVPERLENGPNCSMNPEASSTRYVARTRPYADETTGRDERSIEVGGKDFRLLLDTEPQEGLVCLPLARVMRDGAGQYVFDPSFVPPTLQIGASEHLMLLLRRLIEILGEKSATLSRAPAGGGDRSSREVANFWLLHAVNSALAALRHQWTSKRGHPEEIFLELSRLAGALCTFSLDSHPRNLPAFDHDNPGPCFDALDYHIRTHLEITVPTRCIEIPLVQTAASFYEGDITDTRCLDRSSWVIALHATTGDADLIEKAPRLVKVCSAKFIGELVKRAMGGLPMAYLPMPPPSVPSRVESQYFGVSKSGPFWDNIVVTRRVGIYVPAELPDPDVKLFVVLDA; via the coding sequence ATGAGATTCCTTTCTAGGGTGGTGTGGTCGGAGGGCATGTACCTTGGTCCGCACCACTTTCAGGTACAGGGTCGATACTTCGAAGACTCGCTTCATTTCGCGGCTTCGGCGCTGATGGGCCAGCCCTATGGGCTGATGGGCTGCCTGCTGGACCCTGACGCCCTTTCCAACGGGACGTTATCGGTCATCCACGCTCGAGGTATCTTTCGGGACGGACTGCAATTTCACATGCCGGAATGCGACGCCCCGCCACCTCCGCGGGCCATCGGCGACCTGTTTCCGCCCATCCGCAGTTCCGTTGTCGTACTTCTGGGCGTGCCGGAACGCCTGGAGAACGGCCCCAATTGCTCGATGAACCCGGAAGCATCCAGCACGCGCTACGTCGCCCGGACGCGGCCCTACGCCGATGAGACCACGGGGCGGGATGAGCGGTCCATCGAGGTGGGGGGCAAGGATTTCCGGCTGCTGCTGGACACTGAGCCGCAGGAAGGGCTGGTGTGTCTGCCTCTGGCCCGGGTGATGCGCGATGGCGCCGGGCAGTACGTATTCGATCCCAGTTTTGTCCCGCCCACCCTGCAGATTGGAGCCAGCGAGCACCTGATGCTGCTGCTGCGGCGGCTGATCGAGATTCTCGGCGAAAAGAGCGCCACGCTGAGCCGCGCTCCGGCCGGTGGCGGCGACCGGTCGTCCCGCGAGGTCGCCAATTTCTGGCTGCTGCACGCGGTGAACAGCGCCCTGGCCGCCCTGCGGCACCAGTGGACGTCCAAACGCGGGCATCCCGAGGAAATTTTTCTGGAACTGTCCCGGCTGGCCGGCGCACTGTGCACGTTCAGCCTGGACTCCCATCCGCGCAATCTGCCGGCCTTTGACCACGACAATCCGGGGCCCTGCTTCGATGCGCTCGACTATCACATTCGAACCCATCTGGAGATCACGGTGCCCACACGCTGCATCGAGATCCCTCTGGTGCAGACAGCGGCCAGTTTCTATGAGGGCGACATCACAGATACGCGGTGCCTCGACCGTTCATCGTGGGTGATCGCGCTGCACGCCACCACCGGCGATGCCGATCTCATCGAGAAGGCGCCGCGTCTGGTGAAGGTCTGTTCCGCCAAGTTCATTGGCGAACTGGTGAAGCGCGCGATGGGCGGCCTGCCGATGGCCTATCTGCCCATGCCGCCGCCCTCTGTTCCCTCGCGGGTGGAATCGCAGTATTTCGGGGTTTCGAAGTCCGGTCCCTTCTGGGACAACATCGTGGTGACGCGCCGGGTGGGCATCTATGTTCCGGCCGAATTGCCCGATCCTGATGTGAAGCTCTTTGTCGTTCTGGATGCGTGA
- a CDS encoding DotU family type IV/VI secretion system protein has product MSQPYTAETASRRPSNLALILQEALTATVRIRSMPQAVSSEEAFRQQMREALKLAAQEARSPGGYSPEDIKMAIFAVVGFLDESILKAGNRTFSEWPTKPLQEEFFGTHLAGELFYQNLERLLKMEDSAELADLLEVHQLCMLLGFRGRYIARSPMEFQAVLNTVADKIARIRGEYGALTEAWRLPNERIVQGADPWSKRLLYTAIGCLAFTLLLYAGFKWSLVSGVSEVAAVHVRSR; this is encoded by the coding sequence ATGTCACAGCCCTACACCGCGGAAACGGCCTCGCGCCGTCCTTCGAATCTGGCCCTGATCCTGCAGGAAGCGCTCACAGCCACCGTGCGCATCCGTTCGATGCCGCAGGCCGTGTCGAGCGAAGAAGCGTTCCGGCAACAGATGCGCGAGGCTCTGAAGCTCGCCGCCCAGGAGGCGCGCAGTCCCGGCGGCTATTCCCCGGAAGACATCAAGATGGCGATCTTCGCCGTGGTGGGCTTCCTGGACGAATCGATTCTCAAGGCCGGTAACCGAACCTTCTCGGAATGGCCGACCAAGCCGCTGCAGGAGGAGTTCTTTGGGACGCACCTGGCCGGCGAGCTCTTCTATCAGAACCTGGAACGGTTGCTCAAAATGGAGGACTCCGCCGAGCTGGCCGACCTGCTGGAAGTGCATCAGCTCTGCATGCTGCTGGGCTTCCGGGGCCGCTACATTGCACGCAGCCCCATGGAGTTCCAGGCCGTTCTCAACACCGTCGCCGACAAGATCGCACGCATCCGCGGAGAGTACGGCGCGCTGACAGAAGCCTGGCGCCTGCCCAACGAACGAATCGTGCAGGGCGCCGATCCCTGGAGCAAGCGGCTGCTGTATACGGCCATCGGCTGTCTGGCCTTCACTCTGCTACTCTACGCCGGTTTCAAATGGTCGCTCGTCTCGGGGGTCTCGGAAGTGGCCGCCGTCCATGTCCGCAGCCGCTAG